From a single Brassica oleracea var. oleracea cultivar TO1000 chromosome C5, BOL, whole genome shotgun sequence genomic region:
- the LOC106295857 gene encoding putative pentatricopeptide repeat-containing protein At3g08820 — MSIATVSSPSKLHQIKTLISVASTVNHLKQIHASLIHHDHHHDTYLVNLLLKRTLFFRENHYSFLLFSHTQFPNIFLYNTLINGFVNDNLFRETLDLFLSVREHGLSLYGFTFPFVLKACIRSQNLNLGIELHPLVVKCGFNRDVGAMTSLLSLYSGFGRVDDARKLFDEMPERTIVSWTAFVSGCIASGKHGDAIGLFNKMVESGVRPDSYSVVRVLSACVQVGDLDSAEWIANLVEEIEMHKNSYVYATLVNLYAKGGKMEKARSVFDSMAEKDIVTWSTMIQGYASNSLPKEGVELFHQMLREDLKPDQYSIVGFLSSCASLGALDLGEWGSGLIDRDEFLTNLVMGNALIDMYAKCGDMTRGFQVFKEMKEKDRVIMNTAITGLAKNGHVKLSFAVFGQTEKLGISPDGYTFLGLLCGCVHAGLIQDGLRFFNSISSVYSLKRTVEHYGCMVDLWGRAGQLSEAYRLICDMPMKPNAIIWGALLTGCRLVKETRLAERVLKELIALEPWNAGNYVQLSNIYSVNGRWDEAAEVREEMNKKGMKKLPGWSWIELEGTVHEFLADDKSHPLSDKIYAKLEDLGNEMRLMGFVPTTECVMFDVEEEEKETVLGYHSEKLAVALGLISTGHGEVIRVVKNLRVCGDCHEAMKLISKITRREIVVRDNNRFHCFTNGTCSCNDYW; from the coding sequence ATGAGCATCGCCACCGTCTCATCACCATCCAAACTTCATCAAATCAAAACCCTAATCTCCGTCGCATCCACCGTCAACCACCTGAAACAGATCCACGCGTCTCTCATCCACCACGATCACCACCATGACACTTACCTCGTTAACCTCCTCCTCAAGCGAACTCTCTTCTTCCGCGAAAACCACTACTCCTTCCTCCTCTTCTCCCACACCCAGTTCCCCAACATCTTCCTCTATAACACTCTCATCAACGGCTTCGTCAACGACAACCTCTTCCGCGAAACGCTCGACCTCTTCCTCTCCGTCCGCGAACACGGCCTCTCTCTCTACGGTTTCACTTTCCCTTTCGTCCTCAAGGCGTGCATTAGATCCCAGAATCTTAACCTCGGGATTGAGCTCCATCCTCTTGTTGTGAAATGCGGGTTTAATCGCGACGTCGGGGCTATGACGAGTCTGCTCTCTCTGTACTCTGGATTCGGGCGGGTCGATGATGCACGGAAGTTGTTCGACGAAATGCCCGAGAGAACGATTGTTTCGTGGACGGCTTTTGTTAGTGGGTGTATTGCCTCAGGGAAGCATGGGGATGCGATTGGTTTGTTTAACAAGATGGTGGAGAGTGGTGTGAGGCCGGATAGCTACTCCGTTGTTCGGGTTTTATCTGCTTGTGTTCAGGTAGGCGATCTCGATAGCGCGGAGTGGATTGCTAATCTAGTTGAAGAGATTGAGATGCATAAGAACTCATATGTGTATGCAACGCTCGTAAATCTCTACGCGAAGGGTGGGAAGATGGAGAAAGCTCGCTCTGTTTTCGACTCGATGGCTGAGAAAGATATAGTTACTTGGAGCACTATGATACAAGGGTATGCGTCGAACAGCCTCCCGAAGGAAGGTGTAGAGTTGTTCCACCAGATGCTGCGGGAAGATCTGAAACCGGATCAGTATTCGATTGTCGGGTTTCTTTCTTCTTGTGCAAGCTTAGGAGCCCTTGATCTAGGCGAATGGGGAAGTGGTTTGATAGATAGGGATGAGTTCTTGACTAATCTTGTTATGGGGAATGCGTTGATCGACATGTATGCAAAATGTGGGGATATGACTAGGGGATTTCAAGTGTTTAAAGAGATGAAGGAGAAGGATAGAGTCATCATGAACACTGCGATTACTGGTCTGGCCAAGAACGGCCATGTCAAGCTGTCTTTTGCTGTTTTCGGACAAACAGAGAAGCTAGGTATCTCACCTGATGGGTACACATTCCTTGGATTGCTATGTGGGTGTGTTCACGCAGGGCTAATCCAAGACGGGCTTCGGTTTTTCAACTCCATAAGCTCTGTTTACTCGTTGAAACGCACGGTTGAGCACTATGGTTGCATGGTTGATCTTTGGGGCAGAGCAGGACAGTTAAGTGAAGCCTACCGGTTGATCTGCGATATGCCAATGAAGCCAAACGCGATAATATGGGGAGCGTTGCTAACCGGATGCAGACTGGTCAAAGAAACTCGGTTAGCTGAACGTGTTCTGAAAGAACTCATCGCTCTTGAGCCGTGGAATGCAGGAAACTACGTTCAATTATCCAACATATACTCGGTTAATGGCAGATGGGACGAAGCGGCTGAAGTGAGAGAGGAAATGAACAAGAAAGGTATGAAGAAGCTTCCTGGATGGAGTTGGATCGAATTGGAAGGGACGGTGCACGAGTTTCTGGCTGATGATAAGTCTCATCCTCTGAGCGACAAGATATATGCGAAGCTAGAAGATTTGGGTAATGAAATGAGGCTTATGGGTTTTGTGCCAACGACAGAATGTGTTATGTTCGACGTTGAAGAAGAAGAAAAGGAGACGGTGTTGGGGTATCACAGCGAGAAGCTTGCGGTCGCGTTGGGGTTGATCAGTACGGGTCATGGCGAAGTGATTCGAGTGGTGAAGAATCTAAGAGTATGCGGAGATTGTCATGAAGCGATGAAGTTGATATCGAAGATCACAAGAAGAGAGATTGTTGTTAGAGATAATAATAGGTTTCATTGTTTTACAAACGGCACTTGTTCTTGCAATGACTACTGGTGA
- the LOC106295855 gene encoding protein SIEL, with product MEEDDSVSLTLHTLASIRSLIINADTPFSAISSVLDFLTGLLPRDDSPILHHVLKLLSDLSLSRNQLTPQIFESILSNLLRLQTSTDSRGRVAAESLAVLASLSERNPTAAAAFSRIDGEVFASICIGADVSSRMWMLRNAERFDLPSSVLFTLFFGFTKDPYPCIRRVALDGLVCVCEAGGFDHARAVQGCYARAVELLDDDEDSVRSSAVRAVSVWGKVLIASKEEASRRECSDAVFLQLCSVVRDMSVDVRVEVFKAFGVIGTASESIILQTLSKKVLKAGKGKKPQNRFSNESADAAAAAGVFIHGFEDEFYEVREAAVDSFHSLSVNSIEFPDEAVCLLMDMLYDDYMVVRLKALEALRHIADMGNLKIQETYMPAFLDAIIDTSENIRLTARNILKLAKLPDMKLVNKGVDGVLKSLEMYPQDEPDILSTLFLFGQNHSNFVVNIIKRFRAKLETDSGNKSEFNSRQVSAFLMFIISAPLSNKQSITSIPPLAFSYSLAMLGKFSCGLHDMMDQDTLLGYLAHCTTLSAASGTEFNKADTFLNAYRRSTAYHSGNPVLPPSKDIPAESISMASKEELDPALKPVSHIQLKVKAAWLLLQSAFSKEAIRALRACKQELSTLTANSSISNGAIKFMCQYVHLIELLAQVWPHFENSRHTSSCRSVELEMLMEELEIKLMEIRCRFTGLYTEVSLVLELVILSCMLRLYKFEICCGLSCKKKLSSTVSKLELHHEQQCTKPSDFLTETKKSLQEIGSSADKSCSRLLDLIKKFNCFSPEQFTLSGNLQCVSAELEVPGNGPYNPVSFVAGLPVAIPCEIKLLNVPRDARLWLRISRSDDTCQFVYLDPNLYNGGETEKRFMFTAVACMTPRAVVFTLQVSIGIECLFEDVCCRKHRYGPKHPVTYLCKEREVHFSLVSRTEAVL from the exons ATGGAAGAAGACGACTCAGTTTCACTCACTCTCCACACTCTAGCTTCCATTAGATCACTCATCATCAACGCCGACACTCCCTTCTCCGCAATCTCCTCGGTCCTCGACTTCCTCACTGGTCTTCTCCCCCGAGACGACTCGCCGATTCTCCACCACGTCCTCAAGCTCCTCTCCGATCTCTCCCTCTCGAGAAACCAATTAACACCACAGATCTTCGAATCAATCCTCTCCAACTTGCTCCGCCTCCAAACCTCCACCGATAGCCGCGGACGCGTCGCCGCGGAATCGCTCGCCGTGCTCGCGTCCTTATCCGAGCGAAACCCTACCGCCGCCGCCGCGTTTTCCAGAATCGACGGAGAGGTGTTCGCGTCGATTTGCATCGGAGCAGATGTGTCTTCTCGGATGTGGATGCTTAGGAACGCGGAGAGGTTCGATCTCCCGTCGTCGGTGCTCTTCACGTTGTTCTTCGGGTTCACGAAGGATCCTTATCCGTGTATCAGAAGAGTAGCTCTCGATGGATTGGTTTGTGTATGTGAGGCTGGTGGTTTCGATCACGCACGTGCCGTGCAAGGTTGCTATGCACGTGCTGTTGAGCTTCTGGACGATGATGAAGATAGCGTCAGATCTTCTGCAGTTCGTGCC GTTAGTGTGTGGGGCAAAGTGTTGATAGCATCCAAGGAAGAGGCGAGTAGAAGAGAGTGTTCTGATGCTGTGTTTCTCCAG CTTTGTTCTGTTGTGAGAGATATGAGTGTAGACGTGAGGGTTGAGGTGTTCAAGGCGTTTGGGGTGATAGGAACTGCATCAGAAAGCATTATACTGCAAACACTTTCTAAAAAAGTATTGAAAGCCGGGAAAGGGAAGAAACCGCAGAATCGTTTTTCGAATGAGTCTGCTGATGCCGCTGCTGCAGCTGGAGTTTTCATCCATGGTTTTGAAGATGAATTCTACGAG GTACGGGAAGCTGCGGTTGACTCTTTCCACTCCCTCTCAGTAAATTCTATCGAATTCCCAGATGAAGCTGTTTGCCTATTGATGGATATGCTATACGATGATTATATGGTTGTCAGGTTGAAAGCTTTAGAGGCATTGCGTCATATAGCAGACATGGGGAACTTGAAGATACAAGAAACTTATATGCCCGCG TTTTTGGATGCTATTATTGATACCTCTGAGAACATAAGACTTACGGCTAGAAACATTCTCAAATTGGCAAAGCTGCCCGATATGAAGCTGGTCAACAAAGGTGTTGATGGTGTTCTAAAAAGTTTAGAGATGTATCCACAG GACGAACCTGATATCTTGTCTACTCTGTTCCTTTTCGGACAAAATCATTCAAATTTCGTAGTCAATATAATCAAGAGATTTCGTGCAAAG TTGGAGACAGACTCCGGAAATAAAAGTGAATTCAACAGCCGACAGGTGTCTGCGTTTCTGATGTTCATAATCTCAGCTCCTCTCTCAAACAAACAAAGCATCACTTCCATACCGCCTTTGGCTTTTTCATATTCGCTTGCAATGCTGGGAAAATTCTCTTGTGGACTTCATGATATGATGGACCAGGATACTCTTTTGGGTTACTTGGCTCATTGCACTACTCTTTCTGCTGCATCGGGTACAGAATTCAATAAAGCAGATACGTTTTTAAATGCATATAGGCGCAGTACTGCATATCATAGCGGAAACCCTGTCCTACCACCAAGCAAAGATATACCTGCTGAGAGCATATCCATGGCTTCCAAAGAAGAATTGGATCCAGCACTGAAGCCTGTGAGCCATATACAGTTGAAAGTGAAGGCTGCCTGGTTATTATTACAATCAGCATTCTCTAAAGAAGCAATCCGAGCCTTAAG GGCTTGCAAACAGGAGTTATCAACTTTGACAGCCAACTCCTCAATCTCCAATGGCGCAATAAAATTTATGTGTCAGTACGTTCACCTAATCGAACTTCTCGCTCAGGTATGGCCTCATTTCGAAAACTCAAGACACACCAGTTCATGTAGATCTGTAGAACTGGAAATGCTGATGGAAGAGTTAGAGATAAAACTGATGGAGATAAGGTGTAGATTCACAGGCCTGTATACGGAAGTGTCACTAGTACTGGAGCTAGTCATTTTAAGTTGCATGTTAAGGCTATATAAATTTGAGATCTGCTGCGGACTTAGCTGCAAGAAGAAGCTATCTTCAACAGTATCTAAATTAGAGCTCCACCATGAACAACAATGTACCAAACCATCAGACTTTCTAACCGAAACTAAGAAGTCATTGCAAGAGATTGGGAGCTCTGCTGATAAAAGTTGCTCTAGACTACTTGATCTCATCAAGAAATTCAATTGCTTCTCCCCGGAACAGTTTACCCTCTCTGGTAATCTGCAGTGTGTCAGTGCAGAGCTCGAGGTTCCTGGTAATGGTCCTTACAATCCAGTTTCCTTTGTGGCTGGACTACCAGTGGCTATACCGTGCGAGATCAAGCTGCTCAATGTGCCAAGGGATGCCCGTTTGTGGCTGAGAATATCCAGAAGCGATGACACTTGCCAGTTTGTGTACTTGGACCCAAACCTTTACAATGGAGGCGAGACAGAGAAGAGGTTTATGTTTACTGCAGTAGCTTGCATGACCCCGAGAGCTGTTGTGTTCACACTGCAGGTCTCAATAGGCATAGAGTGTTTATTCGAAGATGTTTGTTGCAGAAAACATCGTTATGGTCCGAAGCATCCAGTGACTTATCTATGTAAGGAAAGAGAAGTTCACTTCTCCCTTGTTTCAAGAACAGAAGCTGTATTGTAA
- the LOC106292392 gene encoding E3 ubiquitin-protein ligase RNF14-like, translating into MVDYYYDQDELYDYNRVFPPCDVNYVKNLHLQEALVSSLVTSMEEEINHHPQPQRHVTLRIKHEEEEPEIKAGNEPVEPSSMLCMICMDEKSPSDMFRGNCTHSYCTECTVRYVETKIGENVAGIKCPDVDCPHLIEPNTCRDLIPRNLMERWDKALCESLFMSSGKVYCPFESCSAMLVVEGGDDKVTMTECPSCHRLFCAQCKVTWHERIGCKEFQRVGKTKKKCRKNVDKLLIQLAKKKQWRRCPSCNFYVEKLVGCMHISCRCGFEFCYGCGSKWGYRHSCLSTRQYSMRSFFNSFLANSRSFEYFY; encoded by the exons ATGGTAGATTATTACTACGACCAGGATGAATTATACGATTACAACAGAGTTTTCCCACCCTGCGACGTAAACTATGTCAAAAATCTGCATCTCCAAGAAGCTCTGGTTTCTTCTTTGGTCACTTCGATGGAGGAGGAGATTAACCATCATCCCCAACCCCAAAGGCATGTTACCTTGCGTATCAAGCACGAGGAAGAAGAACCGGAGATAAAAGCAGGGAACGAACCCGTAGAACCATCTAGCATGTTATGTATGATATGTATGGACGAGAAGTCTCCTTCCGACATGTTCCGAGGTAACTGCACTCACTCCTATTGCACCGAGTGCACGGTCCGTTACGTAGAGACCAAGATAGGAGAAAACGTAGCTGGAATCAAGTGTCCTGACGTGGATTGCCCTCACCTGATAGAGCCAAACACATGTCGAGATCTGATTCCAAGGAATTTGATGGAGAGATGGGACAAAGCTTTGTGCGAGTCGTTGTTCATGTCGTCGGGGAAAGTCTACTGTCCGTTCGAAAGCTGCTCGGCGATGCTGGTGGTGGAGGGTGGTGATGATAAAGTGACGATGACGGAGTGTCCGTCTTGTCACAGACTGTTTTGCGCTCAGTGTAAAGTGACATGGCACGAAAGGATTGGGTGCAAGGAGTTTCAGAGAGTTGGTAAGACTAAGAAGAAGTGTCGC AAGAATGTTGATAAATTGTTGATTCAGTTGGCTAAGAAGAAGCAGTGGAGGAGGTGTCCTAGTTGCAACTTCTACGTTGAGAAACTCGTTGGTTGTATGCATATAAGTTGCAG GTGTGGTTTTGAGTTTTGCTATGGTTGTGGATCAAAGTGGGGTTATCGTCACTCCTGCCTAAGTACTCGGCAGTACTCCATGCGTAGCTTCTTCAATTCGTTTCTAGCAAATTCACGATCATTTGAATATTTTTATTGA